A window from Kluyveromyces lactis strain NRRL Y-1140 chromosome E complete sequence encodes these proteins:
- the MTF2 gene encoding Mtf2p (some similarities with uniprot|P10849 Saccharomyces cerevisiae YDL044C MTF2 Mitochondrial matrix protein that interacts with an N-terminal region of mitochondrial RNA polymerase (Rpo41p) and couples RNA processing and translation to transcription) yields the protein MLNAARMNSSLLFKAHLHNVTTRATRRLLSQSCKLGQKHVSSTADAIEEHNTISEVIEEIKQKKNPDKEAMNRLLNPVFFNKQIVFSDKSPSWTGIMETDKDSDSQTPLPHSSFRLSDHDIRDLPISATSYQNVRLSGIEKAIQLVAEKEKLRVALEHALAPHLNHLKKTVTTDKELLDTCMHYLDQYLQRDPKMEVQTKRFIEVIHKRSCEEPSNLPQPYSITLPAIIRYIFDSGEFKLPGDRNYIILKTIYNKCKSCKDLGLYLDVCNIDFYNLLIKFMWEEYKDLVMVKELVYEMDANGITGDIATTEILEDICEQVRFITDVIVSENAGIGEADQELSKTSVLWCTENANVIDQLTKYLKTLKRSLMR from the coding sequence ATGTTGAATGCTGCCAGAATGAACTCATCTCTTTTATTTAAAGCTCATCTCCATAATGTAACAACAAGAGCCACAAGAAGACTACTTTCACAGAGCTGTAAACTGGGGCAGAAGCATGTCAGCAGCACCGCAGATGCTATTGAAGAACATAATACCATTTCTGAGGTGATAGAAGAGAtcaaacagaaaaagaaccCGGATAAAGAGGCGATGAACAGGTTATTGAATCCAGtgtttttcaataaacAGATCGTCTTCTCTGATAAATCACCATCATGGACAGGGATAATGGAGACGGATAAAGATTCTGATAGCCAGACACCGCTACCCCATTCCAGTTTCAGGCTTAGTGATCATGATATAAGAGATTTACCAATATCGGCGACCAGTTATCAAAATGTGCGATTATCCGGCATAGAGAAAGCCATTCAACTAGTGGcagaaaaagagaagttGAGAGTAGCATTGGAACACGCACTAGCCCCacatttgaatcatttaaAGAAGACTGTGACCACAGATAAAGAGTTGTTGGACACTTGCATGCATTACTTGGACCAATACTTGCAAAGGGATCCCAAGATGGAGGTTCAAACGAAAAGGTTCATCGAAGTGATCCACAAGAGATCTTGCGAGGAACCATCCAATTTACCACAACCTTATTCAATAACGTTACCTGCCATCATACGGTACATATTTGATAGTGGAGAGTTCAAACTACCTGGAGATAGAAACTATATTATATTAAAGACAATTTACAATAAATGCAAAAGTTGTAAAGATCTCGGCCTTTACCTTGACGTATGCAACATCGATTTCTACAACTTGCTAATTAAGTTTATGTGGGAAGAATATAAAGATTTGGTCATGGTAAAGGAACTGGTATACGAAATGGATGCCAACGGTATCACCGGTGATATTGCCACTACAGAGATTTTGGAAGATATATGCGAACAAGTGAGGTTTATAACGGATGTCATTGTGAGCGAAAACGCTGGAATCGGTGAGGCAGACCAGGAGTTGAGTAAAACTAGTGTATTGTGGTGTACAGA